From Pigmentibacter ruber, a single genomic window includes:
- a CDS encoding SMI1/KNR4 family protein codes for MQNNFNENNVLKHIEIIKKYIPNLDSFLNKGASEEDLNSLEVFIGQKLPESFREFYKIYNGENEKYFGFMFGYGLLSIQEIIGELEFNKSFINHRSEYEQNIFSYEFAVIKEKYFFEGWLPFAQDGGGNFLAIDFQPAEKGKLGQIINFGRDEDVMYVIQTNFESILKLLVEKLRNGICVIVNEDSDHYYLECCNNFFIENDYYKNIKMHPKIIHLYKNRNSLLSASLKKEFEIPEICTFHDYKKVFNKLSYSFNNKESLNILPYLVNLRELRFNCTEIKDLSFLSDLPLLKILVFQSKSIDISKINNLKYLQSLTINETEINDFCVLSDCKELTSLEFSSMRNLDLSPLKECKKLAYLEISHSKIVDFSTLSDCKNLKKLSLSHIEQYNLDVIGQIESLLELEIYNLEVKSLSFLKNLKNLERLEFKVVEDGNYFVIGELKNLKEISCTYPAFLEVRKILGKKVRYTLRNSTTKQQSDEFFEFCRSI; via the coding sequence ATGCAAAATAACTTTAATGAAAATAATGTTCTAAAACACATTGAAATAATAAAAAAATATATACCTAACTTAGATTCCTTTTTAAACAAAGGCGCTTCAGAGGAAGACCTTAATTCTTTAGAAGTCTTCATTGGACAAAAATTACCCGAATCTTTTAGAGAATTTTATAAAATTTATAATGGAGAAAATGAAAAATACTTTGGTTTTATGTTTGGCTATGGCTTACTATCCATTCAGGAAATTATAGGTGAATTAGAGTTTAATAAATCTTTTATAAATCATAGAAGCGAATATGAACAGAATATTTTTTCATATGAATTTGCTGTCATTAAAGAAAAATATTTCTTTGAGGGATGGCTACCATTTGCTCAAGATGGAGGTGGAAATTTCCTTGCTATAGATTTTCAACCAGCTGAAAAGGGTAAATTAGGGCAAATTATTAATTTTGGTAGAGATGAAGATGTAATGTATGTTATTCAAACAAATTTTGAAAGTATTTTGAAATTATTAGTTGAGAAGCTTAGAAATGGTATATGCGTTATAGTAAATGAAGATTCTGATCACTATTACTTAGAATGTTGCAATAATTTTTTTATTGAAAATGATTACTATAAAAATATAAAAATGCATCCAAAAATAATACATCTTTACAAAAATAGAAATTCATTATTAAGTGCCAGTTTGAAAAAAGAATTTGAAATACCTGAAATATGTACATTTCATGATTATAAAAAAGTGTTTAATAAACTGAGTTACAGTTTTAATAATAAAGAATCTTTAAATATTCTACCTTATTTAGTTAATCTACGTGAACTTAGATTTAATTGCACTGAAATAAAAGATTTATCATTTTTGTCTGATCTACCTTTATTAAAAATCCTTGTTTTTCAATCAAAAAGCATTGATATAAGTAAAATAAATAATTTAAAATATTTACAGTCATTGACTATTAATGAAACAGAAATAAATGATTTCTGTGTTCTAAGTGACTGTAAAGAATTAACCAGCTTAGAATTTAGTTCAATGCGAAATTTAGATCTTTCTCCTCTAAAAGAGTGTAAAAAATTAGCCTACTTAGAAATAAGTCATTCTAAAATAGTCGATTTTTCAACACTTAGTGACTGCAAAAATTTGAAAAAATTAAGCCTGAGCCATATAGAACAATACAACCTAGATGTCATTGGACAAATAGAAAGTTTACTTGAATTAGAAATATATAACTTAGAAGTAAAAAGTTTATCATTTCTTAAAAATTTAAAAAATCTTGAAAGATTAGAATTTAAAGTTGTTGAAGATGGTAACTATTTTGTCATAGGAGAGTTAAAAAATTTAAAAGAAATTTCCTGTACCTATCCCGCATTTTTGGAAGTCAGAAAAATTCTTGGAAAAAAAGTTCGCTATACCTTGCGTAATTCTACTACAAAACAGCAGAGTGATGAATTTTTTGAGTTTTGTCGAAGTATTTAA
- a CDS encoding PAAR domain-containing protein: MKKSVIVLGDPLSSGGSVVSTSQTFITAEGIPIATIGDSTFCPIPLHWSGTIVEGLVYTTIFGKAIAYDGCKASCGCTLVAKQALNKVFVGMAKPDSVSSEGDNKKDDETTDNEKEDSNKNEANESNEEKVFSSNIAAALGAFNSSNKDAGKEKNNEKNKDSSENGTDDDEYEHFYYCEVVYADTNKPVENICYKLDGMPVQEMKDGKTIKSKKEFKKFRYWIK; the protein is encoded by the coding sequence ATGAAAAAATCGGTCATTGTGTTAGGCGATCCGCTTTCAAGCGGCGGAAGTGTCGTTAGTACTTCACAGACATTTATAACAGCAGAAGGAATTCCAATCGCAACAATTGGAGATAGTACTTTTTGCCCCATCCCTCTTCATTGGTCTGGGACCATAGTGGAAGGTCTTGTTTATACAACAATATTTGGAAAAGCAATTGCTTATGATGGCTGTAAAGCTTCTTGCGGTTGTACCCTTGTTGCGAAACAAGCTTTAAACAAAGTATTTGTTGGTATGGCAAAACCTGATTCGGTTTCCTCTGAAGGTGACAATAAGAAAGATGACGAAACTACAGATAACGAAAAGGAAGATAGTAACAAAAATGAAGCAAATGAAAGTAACGAAGAAAAAGTATTTAGTAGCAACATCGCAGCAGCTTTAGGCGCATTTAATTCAAGTAATAAAGATGCAGGTAAAGAAAAAAACAATGAAAAAAATAAAGATAGTTCAGAAAATGGAACCGACGATGATGAATATGAGCATTTTTATTATTGTGAAGTAGTTTATGCGGATACTAATAAACCTGTTGAAAATATTTGCTACAAACTGGATGGAATGCCGGTTCAAGAAATGAAAGATGGAAAAACGATTAAATCGAAAAAAGAATTTAAAAAATTCAGATATTGGATAAAGTAA
- the tnpA gene encoding IS66 family insertion sequence element accessory protein TnpA, with translation MRRSREEAQRILRQYSTSGLSKREFCNQFKLSEAVLYNWLKVNKTQNNVNFIPVTHKSDINEDKNYQVEIGKNVSCYDVSMHEIKIEFPRGIIIKIPMNPGPRWISNIMKEMQ, from the coding sequence ATGCGCCGGTCAAGGGAAGAAGCTCAAAGAATCTTAAGACAATATTCCACATCAGGTCTTTCAAAGAGGGAATTTTGTAATCAATTTAAATTATCAGAAGCAGTATTATATAATTGGTTAAAAGTTAATAAAACTCAGAACAATGTGAATTTTATACCTGTCACTCATAAAAGTGATATTAATGAAGATAAAAATTATCAAGTAGAAATCGGAAAAAATGTGAGCTGCTATGATGTATCAATGCATGAAATTAAAATTGAATTTCCAAGAGGTATAATTATTAAAATTCCAATGAATCCAGGTCCTAGATGGATATCCAATATTATGAAGGAAATGCAATGA
- a CDS encoding AAA family ATPase produces MSNKLFIGRKTELERLKAIYKKKASSLIVVKGRRRIGKSRLIQEFAKKSNAQTFWSFAGLAPEDGISAQEQRNNFAHQFALVLKIPPMTFLDWSDAFEHLSLHIKSGDIILFDEISWMASKDPTFIPKLKAWWDKQAIHMVLVFCGSVSTWIEENILKSTSFFGRINLTISLEPFSISESSEFLQNLGMQLSHYDMYKLLSIVGGIPWYLEQFNPNITADDNIKQLAFEKNGLLVTEFDHIFHDLFNTKGTTYKKILDSLKDGARTLLEIRQSIEFAHSGTLSQMMDHLIVAGFVVKQPLWSFKTTEPLKQSLYRISDPYMRFYLKVIEPNLGAIAEGGFNQVPLSTMPGFETHLGLQLEALLLQNRPLLLQKLGISPVDIVRGGPYRQTKTTTQQGCQIDYLVQSKTNCLFICEFKFKRREINREIIPEMQEKISRLKTPKGFAKLAVLFHLSGVASSVATDPYFYRIVDIADFLEIESIKINK; encoded by the coding sequence ATGTCCAATAAACTATTTATCGGCCGAAAAACTGAGCTAGAGCGACTAAAAGCTATATACAAGAAAAAAGCTTCTAGTTTAATTGTTGTAAAAGGACGAAGAAGAATTGGAAAAAGCAGACTTATCCAAGAGTTTGCTAAAAAATCCAATGCTCAAACATTTTGGAGTTTTGCTGGTCTTGCTCCAGAAGATGGTATCTCTGCACAGGAACAAAGAAATAATTTCGCCCATCAATTTGCGCTAGTACTAAAAATCCCACCCATGACTTTTCTAGATTGGAGCGATGCGTTTGAGCATTTAAGTCTTCATATTAAGTCAGGAGACATTATTTTATTTGATGAAATTTCGTGGATGGCGTCAAAAGACCCTACTTTTATCCCCAAACTAAAAGCTTGGTGGGATAAGCAAGCTATTCACATGGTTCTGGTATTTTGCGGATCAGTCTCAACATGGATTGAGGAAAATATTTTAAAAAGCACATCATTTTTTGGACGTATCAATTTAACTATCAGTTTAGAACCTTTTTCCATTAGCGAAAGCTCTGAGTTTTTACAAAATCTCGGCATGCAGCTTTCTCATTATGATATGTATAAGTTGCTCAGTATTGTTGGCGGTATACCTTGGTATTTGGAGCAATTCAATCCTAATATAACTGCTGATGATAATATAAAACAACTTGCCTTTGAAAAAAATGGCTTACTTGTTACCGAATTTGATCATATTTTTCATGATTTATTTAATACCAAAGGCACTACATATAAAAAGATTTTAGATAGCCTAAAAGACGGTGCAAGAACATTATTAGAAATTAGGCAGAGCATAGAATTTGCTCACAGTGGCACTCTTAGCCAAATGATGGATCATCTGATTGTGGCTGGTTTTGTAGTTAAGCAACCTTTATGGTCATTCAAAACGACAGAACCTCTAAAACAAAGTTTATATAGAATTTCAGATCCCTATATGAGATTTTATCTCAAAGTTATAGAACCTAATCTGGGAGCTATTGCAGAAGGTGGATTCAATCAAGTGCCCCTATCTACCATGCCAGGTTTTGAAACTCATTTGGGATTACAATTAGAAGCTTTATTACTACAAAATCGGCCACTGTTACTTCAAAAACTAGGCATTTCTCCTGTTGATATTGTACGTGGCGGCCCTTATCGGCAAACCAAAACCACAACTCAACAAGGTTGCCAAATTGATTATCTTGTGCAGTCTAAAACAAATTGCTTGTTTATTTGTGAATTCAAATTTAAAAGACGTGAAATTAACAGAGAAATTATTCCAGAAATGCAAGAAAAGATATCAAGATTAAAGACACCTAAGGGATTTGCAAAGTTAGCAGTATTGTTTCATTTAAGTGGAGTTGCATCCTCTGTAGCTACAGATCCTTATTTCTACCGTATCGTTGATATAGCAGATTTTTTAGAAATAGAATCCATAAAAATAAATAAGTGA
- a CDS encoding leucine-rich repeat domain-containing protein codes for MLKKLLNINLLIPFLYSISVYANNQNDFEMYIEPKPTKQPISKKSFADDNEIIYIIENKNGNGNLSAKVAKINGEITTGGIDEETSKLSDYKIQIPRIQNAFPTIVLDATTTQDTKCNEVLFSIKQGYAFISQLPNSIDAATYCSFNVKMGDVLIKKVSFLMNYSYKKWCSLNTGLEATKTARKIDSDCNTSNVKLIRLLNLDGENLDSKIKDISPITSLKSIQGLFLGDNLINNIPVNAFLQLKQLEWLDLYSNNLENLDNSIFSTNKILRGISLADNKLNKLPTNIFSNLQELQELILDRNELENLGEDIFKNNSKLKELYISGNKLYFLPKNTFKNLRDLEKLYLSQNKFTLLDADIFSNNINLKELSLEGNQISELPKEIFSTLINLNYLSLLSNKIESLDNELFIYNSNIKKLSLDMNKIKLLPKTIFSNLTNLERLSMYDNKLEHLDPEVFQNNTKLKKLTLNENKLQILPQNVFKSLVNLEELDLRSNFISNLEEIFRNDERLRNITQVR; via the coding sequence ATGCTAAAAAAATTATTAAACATTAATTTACTTATACCCTTTTTGTATTCCATTTCTGTCTATGCAAACAATCAAAATGATTTTGAAATGTATATTGAACCTAAACCTACAAAACAGCCTATTTCCAAAAAAAGTTTTGCGGATGACAATGAAATAATTTACATTATTGAGAATAAAAATGGGAATGGTAATTTGAGTGCTAAGGTTGCAAAAATTAATGGTGAAATAACAACAGGTGGTATAGATGAAGAAACTTCTAAGCTTTCAGATTATAAAATACAAATTCCTAGAATACAAAATGCTTTTCCCACAATAGTATTAGATGCAACTACTACTCAAGATACTAAATGTAATGAAGTTTTATTTTCAATAAAGCAGGGCTATGCTTTTATCTCTCAATTGCCAAATTCTATAGATGCTGCAACCTATTGCTCTTTTAATGTTAAAATGGGAGATGTACTCATTAAAAAAGTCAGTTTTTTAATGAACTATTCATATAAAAAATGGTGTTCATTAAACACAGGTTTAGAAGCAACAAAAACAGCTAGAAAAATAGATAGTGACTGTAATACGAGTAATGTTAAATTAATACGTTTATTAAATTTAGATGGAGAAAATCTTGATTCTAAAATAAAAGATATAAGTCCTATTACTTCATTAAAATCAATTCAAGGATTATTTCTTGGGGATAATTTAATAAATAACATTCCAGTAAATGCTTTTTTGCAATTAAAACAACTTGAATGGTTAGATCTTTATTCAAACAATCTTGAAAATTTAGATAATTCTATATTTTCTACTAATAAAATATTGAGAGGTATTAGTCTTGCAGATAATAAGTTAAATAAATTACCAACCAATATTTTTTCTAATTTACAAGAGCTTCAAGAACTTATTTTAGATAGGAATGAATTAGAGAATTTAGGCGAAGATATTTTTAAAAATAATTCTAAATTAAAAGAACTTTATATTTCTGGCAATAAATTATACTTTTTACCTAAAAATACTTTTAAAAATTTAAGAGACTTGGAAAAGCTTTATCTATCTCAAAATAAATTTACTTTACTTGATGCTGATATTTTTAGTAATAATATAAATTTGAAAGAATTAAGCTTAGAAGGGAATCAGATATCTGAATTACCAAAAGAAATTTTTTCAACATTGATAAATTTAAATTATCTTTCTCTTTTATCAAATAAGATTGAATCTTTAGATAATGAGTTATTTATTTATAATAGCAATATTAAAAAATTAAGCTTGGATATGAATAAAATAAAATTATTGCCGAAAACGATTTTTTCAAATCTAACTAATTTAGAACGTTTAAGTATGTATGATAACAAATTAGAGCATTTAGATCCTGAAGTATTTCAAAATAATACTAAATTGAAAAAACTTACATTGAATGAAAATAAATTACAAATTTTACCGCAAAATGTTTTTAAAAGTTTAGTTAATTTAGAAGAATTAGATTTACGTTCAAATTTTATTTCCAATTTAGAAGAAATATTTAGAAACGATGAAAGATTAAGAAATATTACCCAAGTAAGATAG
- the tnpB gene encoding IS66 family insertion sequence element accessory protein TnpB, producing MKNYREFSSIYLCVRAVDFRKEIYGLVNLIKYEINDKPFSGSLFSKSSNLQTLPSKPQCVKVRRFTPNHLKYKNNIMLLERDLELLVSLYG from the coding sequence ATGAAAAACTATCGTGAATTTTCATCGATTTATTTATGTGTAAGAGCTGTCGATTTTAGAAAAGAAATTTATGGACTTGTTAATTTAATTAAGTATGAAATTAATGATAAACCTTTTTCTGGTTCATTATTCAGTAAATCGTCGAACCTTCAAACATTGCCGAGTAAACCTCAATGTGTGAAGGTTCGACGATTTACACCTAATCATCTAAAATATAAAAATAATATTATGCTACTAGAACGGGATTTAGAATTATTAGTTTCACTTTACGGTTAA
- a CDS encoding leucine-rich repeat domain-containing protein gives MFEKIVKANLSFLFLISFSSYAQPNDFELEFIPKLSPPHFSNKNYAQDNEVVYIIDEGTGHLKAKIAKIKGVDTTGGVDEEADKLIDYRIKLSTPSNSNLAVNLDQAIQQNSKCSEIQFSFGSSYAYISRLPNILDTAIFCSFNINADGRTIKKISFLLNYSYKKWCNLSTGTEASKTARLVSSTCDANTVKNLTVFEKTSGQIKDISALSGLVKLKKLNLRANLIENLPTGIFSKLKNLESLVLWENKITKFEENVFQYNTNLTYLDIDDNKVYLLPKGIFSTLVNLSTLDIRRMALRSIDSEIFRNNVKLYTLHLHLNSLTNLPANIFDNLTNINSIDVDEGAITNLNELRSRQNNRLRNIIK, from the coding sequence ATGTTTGAAAAAATTGTAAAAGCTAATTTATCTTTCTTATTTTTAATTTCATTTTCATCATATGCTCAACCGAATGACTTTGAACTTGAATTTATTCCAAAATTATCGCCACCGCATTTTTCAAATAAAAATTATGCTCAAGATAATGAAGTTGTTTATATTATTGATGAAGGCACTGGGCATTTAAAGGCCAAGATAGCAAAAATAAAGGGCGTTGATACCACTGGTGGAGTGGATGAGGAAGCTGATAAATTAATTGATTATCGAATTAAACTATCAACTCCATCGAATAGCAATTTGGCAGTTAATTTGGATCAGGCTATTCAACAAAATTCAAAATGCAGTGAAATTCAATTTTCATTTGGAAGTTCTTACGCCTATATCTCAAGATTACCAAATATACTAGATACAGCAATTTTTTGCTCTTTTAATATAAATGCAGATGGTAGAACTATTAAAAAAATAAGTTTTTTATTGAATTACTCTTATAAAAAATGGTGCAATTTAAGTACCGGAACTGAAGCCTCGAAAACAGCTAGATTAGTGAGTAGTACCTGTGATGCAAACACAGTAAAAAATTTAACAGTATTTGAAAAAACAAGTGGTCAAATTAAAGATATTAGTGCACTTTCAGGACTGGTAAAATTAAAAAAACTTAATCTTAGAGCCAATTTAATTGAAAACTTACCAACTGGAATTTTTTCAAAACTAAAAAACTTAGAATCTCTTGTTTTATGGGAAAATAAAATAACAAAATTTGAGGAAAATGTATTTCAGTACAATACAAATTTAACTTACTTAGACATTGATGACAATAAAGTCTATTTGCTACCAAAGGGAATATTTTCAACACTAGTGAATTTATCTACTTTAGACATTAGGCGGATGGCTTTAAGAAGTATAGATAGTGAAATTTTTAGGAATAATGTAAAATTATATACATTACATCTTCATCTAAATAGTCTCACGAATCTTCCTGCAAATATTTTTGATAATTTAACGAATATAAACTCTATAGATGTTGATGAAGGTGCAATAACAAATTTAAATGAACTCCGCTCTAGACAAAATAATAGACTAAGAAATATCATTAAATAA
- a CDS encoding methyltransferase domain-containing protein gives MKHYAFVSLAVLPLFNNAVFAQQSVTTQNQDWTGYIDTTTGNSEKYVFIDAYDKYLADKKPGIAVDFGSGAGNEDIFLAKRGWQVYAYDSSKRSGEILSNRSIDLKGKINFQLSDFDSAILPKSFNFFISLYSLPFGNKESLPILINKVSTHMKKNGVFAANFFGEKADFVKSGKCYSVTEDEIRTILEKNNFQIKYLLHRTYQQFSASMEKTNFDLFDVIAIKI, from the coding sequence ATGAAACACTATGCATTTGTATCCTTAGCTGTTCTTCCTTTATTTAACAATGCAGTTTTTGCCCAACAATCAGTAACTACTCAAAATCAGGATTGGACAGGATATATAGACACGACAACAGGCAATAGTGAAAAGTACGTCTTCATTGATGCCTATGATAAGTACTTGGCGGATAAAAAGCCTGGGATAGCAGTTGATTTTGGCTCTGGTGCAGGAAATGAAGATATTTTTCTAGCAAAAAGAGGTTGGCAAGTTTATGCATATGACTCATCCAAACGTTCTGGTGAAATTTTAAGTAATCGAAGTATTGATTTAAAAGGAAAAATTAATTTTCAATTAAGTGATTTTGATTCTGCTATTTTACCTAAATCTTTTAACTTTTTTATTTCATTATATTCCTTACCTTTTGGAAATAAAGAATCGCTTCCTATATTGATAAATAAAGTTTCTACGCATATGAAAAAAAATGGAGTTTTTGCAGCAAACTTTTTTGGTGAAAAAGCTGATTTTGTAAAATCTGGAAAATGTTACTCAGTAACAGAAGATGAAATTAGAACTATACTAGAAAAAAATAATTTCCAAATTAAGTATCTTCTTCATAGAACTTATCAACAATTTTCAGCTTCAATGGAAAAAACAAACTTTGATTTATTTGACGTAATTGCAATTAAAATATAA
- the yiaA gene encoding inner membrane protein YiaA, with protein sequence MEKKEVSTNSFTIASWGCLIVGFGSYMIGLTNATIQFNEKGYFFVILMFGLFSAVSLQKSVRDKMEGYPSSQVYLATCWISFSISILLLGVGLFNAQLTLSEKGFYIMAYLLSLFAAIAVQKNTRDLKKVEER encoded by the coding sequence ATGGAAAAGAAAGAAGTATCAACGAATTCATTTACAATTGCATCTTGGGGATGCTTAATAGTAGGCTTTGGTAGCTATATGATTGGCTTAACAAATGCAACTATCCAGTTTAATGAAAAAGGTTATTTTTTTGTTATATTAATGTTTGGTTTATTCTCAGCTGTTTCTTTACAAAAATCTGTGCGCGATAAAATGGAAGGATACCCTTCTAGTCAAGTCTATTTGGCAACTTGTTGGATTTCATTTTCTATCTCAATTCTATTGCTTGGAGTTGGTTTATTTAATGCGCAGTTGACTTTAAGTGAAAAGGGTTTTTATATTATGGCATACTTGCTTTCGTTATTTGCGGCTATAGCAGTTCAAAAAAATACCCGTGATTTAAAAAAAGTTGAAGAACGATAA
- a CDS encoding IS4/Tn5 family transposase DNA-binding protein, translated as MIHTNAMSTWINLEFLNVDFDDQRLDARFKKISIGLAEQSEKNISSSFDSWKEIKA; from the coding sequence GTGATTCATACAAATGCAATGTCAACATGGATAAATTTGGAATTTTTGAATGTTGATTTTGATGACCAACGTCTTGATGCAAGATTTAAAAAAATAAGCATTGGATTAGCTGAACAGTCTGAAAAAAATATATCCAGTAGTTTTGATTCATGGAAAGAAATAAAAGCATGA
- a CDS encoding leucine-rich repeat domain-containing protein, whose product MFKIQYQASLLPLLFLPAMTFANESSDFVIYLEPKLAKPHMSKKSYADENEIVYLVADGTGKLSAKLAKKNGKITTGGIDEEGSQLSDYRIKIPSNASGNISIVLDSTIQQDPKCHKVAFSSAQKYAYISKLPNSLDTATHCKFLLHGNGTESKNITILMNYSFKKWCRLNTGLEATKTAKKISNKCDTNAVKGLTSLNLDGERLLDKDKIKDISPLAGITKLKNFQLYNNKLTQLPPTLFAGLTELETLTLSNNQLSQLDPNTFALNTKLKGLNLSINKLTHIPPTLFAGLTELEWLGLSYNQLSQLDPSTFALNTKLKELYLYNNKLTHIPPTLFAGLTELEWLWLSNNQLSQLDPSTFALNTKLKELYLGSNKLTHIPPTLFAGLKELEKLWLSYNQLSQLDPSTFALNTKLKELYLHYNKLTHIPPTLFGGLTELEWLWLEDNQLSQLDPSTFALNTKLKELYLGYNKLTHIPPTLFARLKEFEKLWLSYNQLSQLDPSTFALNTKLKELDLGYNKLTHIPPTLFAGLKELEKLWLSYNQLSQLDLSTFALNTKLKVLRLDRNKLTHIPPTLFAGLTELEELALRDNQAGTLNRSEFKRNHSKLKNFIL is encoded by the coding sequence ATGTTTAAAATACAATATCAGGCAAGCCTATTGCCCTTGCTTTTTCTACCAGCAATGACGTTTGCAAATGAGAGTAGCGATTTTGTAATTTATCTCGAGCCGAAATTAGCTAAGCCGCACATGTCTAAAAAGAGTTATGCAGACGAAAATGAAATTGTTTATCTTGTAGCAGATGGAACTGGGAAATTAAGTGCAAAATTAGCAAAGAAAAATGGTAAAATTACCACAGGTGGGATAGATGAAGAAGGCTCACAGCTTTCTGATTATCGCATAAAAATTCCCTCTAACGCTAGTGGCAATATTTCGATAGTGTTAGATAGCACAATCCAACAAGACCCTAAATGTCATAAAGTCGCTTTTTCCTCCGCTCAGAAATACGCCTATATATCCAAATTACCCAATTCATTAGACACCGCAACTCACTGTAAATTTCTTTTGCATGGTAATGGCACAGAAAGTAAAAACATAACTATTTTAATGAATTATTCATTTAAAAAGTGGTGTCGGTTAAATACAGGACTCGAAGCAACCAAAACAGCAAAAAAAATAAGTAACAAATGTGATACAAATGCAGTGAAGGGTTTAACAAGTTTAAATCTTGATGGAGAACGTCTATTAGATAAAGATAAAATTAAAGATATTAGCCCCCTTGCTGGGATTACAAAGCTAAAGAACTTTCAACTATACAATAACAAACTCACCCAGCTCCCCCCAACACTCTTTGCGGGCTTAACAGAGCTTGAAACGCTAACTCTTTCTAACAATCAACTCAGTCAGTTAGACCCTAATACCTTTGCACTGAATACAAAGCTAAAGGGGTTAAATCTAAGCATTAACAAACTCACCCACATTCCCCCAACACTCTTTGCGGGCTTAACAGAGCTTGAATGGCTAGGGCTTTCTTACAATCAACTCAGTCAGTTAGACCCTAGTACCTTTGCATTAAATACAAAGCTAAAGGAGTTATATCTATACAATAACAAACTCACCCACATTCCCCCAACACTCTTTGCAGGCTTAACAGAGCTTGAATGGCTATGGCTTTCTAACAATCAACTCAGTCAGTTAGACCCTAGTACCTTTGCACTGAATACAAAGCTAAAGGAGTTATATCTTGGCAGTAACAAACTCACCCACATTCCCCCAACACTCTTTGCTGGGTTAAAAGAGCTTGAAAAGCTATGGCTTTCTTACAATCAACTCAGTCAGTTAGACCCTAGTACCTTTGCATTGAATACAAAGCTAAAGGAGTTATATCTACACTACAACAAACTCACCCACATCCCCCCAACACTCTTTGGGGGCTTAACAGAACTTGAATGGCTATGGCTTGAGGACAATCAACTCAGTCAGTTAGACCCTAGTACCTTTGCATTGAATACAAAGCTAAAGGAGTTATATCTTGGCTATAACAAACTCACCCACATCCCCCCAACACTCTTTGCTAGGTTAAAAGAGTTTGAAAAGCTATGGCTTTCTTACAATCAACTCAGTCAGTTAGACCCTAGTACCTTTGCACTGAATACAAAGCTAAAGGAGTTAGATCTTGGCTATAACAAACTTACCCACATTCCCCCAACACTCTTTGCTGGGTTAAAAGAGCTTGAAAAGCTATGGCTTTCTTACAATCAACTCAGTCAGTTAGACCTTAGTACCTTTGCATTGAATACAAAGCTAAAGGTGTTACGTCTTGACAGGAACAAACTTACCCACATTCCCCCAACACTCTTTGCTGGCTTAACAGAGCTTGAAGAGCTAGCGCTTCGTGACAATCAAGCTGGTACGTTAAATAGATCTGAATTTAAGCGGAATCATTCTAAATTGAAAAATTTTATACTATAA